The following is a genomic window from Amycolatopsis acidiphila.
CTCACCCTCGCCGGCGGTCTCGCGTCCACAGTCTTCGCGCCGCTCACCGCGTTGCTCGACGCGCACCTGGACTGGCGGCACACCTACCTCGTGCTCGCCGGGATCCTCGCCGTGCTCACGATTCCCGGTCACCTGTGGGGTCTACGGGGCGCCTGGCCGGATCCCGAGCCGCACGACCACGCGCGGCCCGCCGAACACCGCGACCCGGGCCGGGTGGCCCGGTCCCGGCCGTTCGTACTACTGGTCGTGACGCTCAGCGTGGCCGCGTTCACCGCCTACGCGGTCGTGGTCAACCTCGTGCCGTTGCTCACCGAACGGGGGCTGTCGCCCGGCTTGGCGGCTGTCGCATTAGGACTCGGCGGTGCCGGGCAGGTGCTGGGCCGGCTCGGCTACACCACCCTGGTCCGCCGCACGAGCGCGCACGTGCGCACCGCGCTCATCGTGGCGGCGGTCGCGGTCACCACCGGCGTGCTCGGCCTGATCACGGCGACCCCGGCGCTCGTCGCCGCCGCGGTGGTGGCCGGGATGGCGCGTGGGGTGTTCACCCTGTTGCAGGCCACCGCCGTCACCGACCGCTGGGGTGCCACCCACTACGGCCGCCTGACGGGCCTGCTCTCGGCGCCGCTCACGACCATGATGTCACTGGCGCCCTGGGCGGGTGCCGCGATCGCGGGCGGCCTCGGTGGCTACCCGCACACCTTCCTGTTGCTGGCGTCGCTGGGCGCCGCCGCCGCACTGCTCGCGCCGGCCACCCGGCCGGTACCGTCCGGAAAGGACAGTGCCTGAGCTGCGCGCGGCCAGCGTTTGCGCAACCACAGGCTGACGTAGACCAGCGCCACCAGGACCGGGACCTCGATCAGCGGGCCGACCACCCCGGCCAGCGCCTGGCCCGAGGTCACCCCGAACACGCCGATCGCCACGGCGATGGCCAGCTCGAAGTTGTTGCCCGCCGCGGTGAACGCCAGCGTGGTGGTGCGGGCGTAGTTCAGGCCGATGGCCTTGCCGAGGCCGTAGCCGCCCGCCCACATGATCGCGAAGTAGGCCAGCAGCGGCAACGCGATCCGCGCGACGTCCAGCGGGCGCGAGGTGATGGTCTCGCCCTGCAGGGCGAACAGGACCACGATGGTGAACAGCAGCCCGTACAACGCGATCGGGCCCACCTTGGGCAGGAACTCGCCTTCGTACCAGTGCCGTCCGCGCGCCTTCTCGCCCAGCCGGCGCGAGAGGTAGCCGGCCAGCAGCGGGATGCCGAGGAAGATCAGCACGCTCTTCGCGATACCCCAGACGGAAACGTCCAGCGTCGTCGTGTCCAGGCCGAGCCAGTCGGGCAGCGCCTCGAGGTAGAACCAGCCGAGCACGCCGAACGCGATCACCTGGAACACCGAGTTGAGCGCGACGAGGACAGCGGCCGCCTCCCGGTCACCGCAGGCGAGGTCGTTCCAGATGACGACCATGGCGATGCAGCGGGCGAGCCCGACGATGATCAGGCCGGTGCGGTACTCCGGCAGGTCCGGCAGCAGCAGCCAGGCCAGCGCGAACATCAGAGCCGGGCCGATGACCCAGTTCAGGACCAGCGACGAGACCATCATGCGCCGGTCGCGGGCCACGGTGTCCAGCCGGTCGTAGCGCACCTTGGCCAGCACGGGGTACATCATCAGCAGCAGACCCAGTGCGATCGGCAGCGAGACGTCGCCGACCCGCACCGCGTCGAGCACCCGCTGCAGGCCCGGGACGAACCTGCCCAGCAGTACCCCGGCGATCATCGCCGCACCGATCCACAGTGGCAGGAACCGGTCGACGAACGACAGGCGGTGCGGTACCGCGGCCTCGTCGACGTCCGGCCGGTTCAACAGGGCCTCCTGGAGGTGGGGTTCAGCCGCGCCCGGGCGGCGAGGGCGGCCAGGGAGTCGGCGGCGTCCTGCACCGCGTCGGCACGCAGCCGGTAGTAGGTGTAGCGGCCGCAGGGCTCGGTCTGCACGAGGCCGGCGTCGCGGAGCTGACGCAGGTGGTTGGAGATGTTGGTCTGCTTGGCGCCGGTGGCTTCGACGAGGTGGCAGGTGCACAGGGCCTCGCCGGCCAGCAGCTCCAGGATCTGTGCCCGCAACGGGTCGGCGAGCACGCGCAACGCATCAGTATCGAGTGACATCAGTGTGCGATGATACGTCAGGCCGGACTGATATGACAGCCTGCCGTTTCGACCCGAGGAGTTCCCGTGCCCGACCTGCCCGAGGTCCTGTTCGTCTGCGTGCACAACGCCGGCCGGTCGCAGATGGCGGCTGCCCTGCTGCGGCACCACGCTCTCGGCCGGGTGGCCGTCCGGTCCGCGGGGTCGGAGCCCGCGGAGCAGGTGAACCCGGCTGCCGCGCAGGCCATGGCCGAATGGGGCCTGGACATCACCGCGGAGATCCCCACCAGACTGTCCACCGAGGACGTCAGGGCCTCGGATGTGGTGATCACCATGGGCTGCGGCGACGCCTGCCCGGTCTTCCCCGGCAAGCGCTATCTGGACTGGCGGCTCGACGACCCGGCAGGCAAGCCGGTCGAGGCGGTCCGTCCGGTCCGGGACGAGATCGACCGCCGGGTCCGGGAACTGCTCGCCGAACTGCTCGACAGCTGATCCGCTGCGCCGGCTACTCGGCCCGCTCGACGGGTTTCGCGCCTGACGCCTGCCTGCGTGCGATGGGCAGGCAGGCGACCAGGCCGCCGACTGCGACGACGAGGCAGAGCCAGGCGAACCAGTCGCCGAGGCGGCTGTAGACCGTGGTGCCCGGGCCGGTGACGTCGGCGGTGACGGTGCTGAACCGCGCGGGTCCGCCCGTGTGCGCCTGGGCGAGCACCCGGCCCCAGCCGTCGGAGATCAGCAGCGTCCCGTTCTGGTCCGACCACGCCACGGGTATCCCGTTCTCCACG
Proteins encoded in this region:
- the arsB gene encoding ACR3 family arsenite efflux transporter; the protein is MNRPDVDEAAVPHRLSFVDRFLPLWIGAAMIAGVLLGRFVPGLQRVLDAVRVGDVSLPIALGLLLMMYPVLAKVRYDRLDTVARDRRMMVSSLVLNWVIGPALMFALAWLLLPDLPEYRTGLIIVGLARCIAMVVIWNDLACGDREAAAVLVALNSVFQVIAFGVLGWFYLEALPDWLGLDTTTLDVSVWGIAKSVLIFLGIPLLAGYLSRRLGEKARGRHWYEGEFLPKVGPIALYGLLFTIVVLFALQGETITSRPLDVARIALPLLAYFAIMWAGGYGLGKAIGLNYARTTTLAFTAAGNNFELAIAVAIGVFGVTSGQALAGVVGPLIEVPVLVALVYVSLWLRKRWPRAAQALSFPDGTGRVAGASSAAAAPSDASNRKVCG
- a CDS encoding ArsR/SmtB family transcription factor produces the protein MSLDTDALRVLADPLRAQILELLAGEALCTCHLVEATGAKQTNISNHLRQLRDAGLVQTEPCGRYTYYRLRADAVQDAADSLAALAARARLNPTSRRPC
- a CDS encoding MFS transporter, encoding MGVQTVAQPGLRRVLAALCVTEITSWGVLYYAFPVLAGEITHTTGWSAATVTAGFSVGQLTAALAGIPIGRWLDRRGPRWLMTGGSVLAVPAVVALATARNLGWFFTAWLLMGLAMGATLYPPAFAALTRWYGPRRISALTVLTLAGGLASTVFAPLTALLDAHLDWRHTYLVLAGILAVLTIPGHLWGLRGAWPDPEPHDHARPAEHRDPGRVARSRPFVLLVVTLSVAAFTAYAVVVNLVPLLTERGLSPGLAAVALGLGGAGQVLGRLGYTTLVRRTSAHVRTALIVAAVAVTTGVLGLITATPALVAAAVVAGMARGVFTLLQATAVTDRWGATHYGRLTGLLSAPLTTMMSLAPWAGAAIAGGLGGYPHTFLLLASLGAAAALLAPATRPVPSGKDSA
- a CDS encoding arsenate reductase ArsC, translating into MPDLPEVLFVCVHNAGRSQMAAALLRHHALGRVAVRSAGSEPAEQVNPAAAQAMAEWGLDITAEIPTRLSTEDVRASDVVITMGCGDACPVFPGKRYLDWRLDDPAGKPVEAVRPVRDEIDRRVRELLAELLDS